One window of Microcoleus vaginatus PCC 9802 genomic DNA carries:
- a CDS encoding PAS domain S-box protein produces MATDIRHQPENGYYSEPTQPSPTENLSRRSLMRLPRTLSPLETWGFGMTGLIAAVAIGPSMHVALGPNAFLVWLPTVLMGVMLNLQVKRLGEQWPEMSGGTPNYITRLLSNFPLLGRYAAIAYFLAWAVYPSVNAIILTELIKANLEPLAIACPETLLRIGFTLIAYIVAFSGSRALAILHAFFIIPAMGFLLVFSIQGMGWLAFSPDSPGLFPSSWPTLTFIDWAKWSFFAIYGPCACETASSFVADSRLPRETLRVLSLTAWLIPPVYLGSSWILMRLATSPELGEDSFNNLLAAASPFWGPSASLIVTLLLASSSLLSSATCVSNSPRILYQLALDGHVSPVFAYISRRGVLEPALVFSLLLGLIGLVWGDVTRIVVVCSASYVIMLMALYLGMWLRRGSPEVRWPWWGAGFFVFDGVVLVVGGLGWGWQDLTIGVLFPVAILAVDAAIRRISFAPFHRAWWIRHYRARRKSQIEDFVAFQVVVLILLVCSAVGIGWVVRSTLDSNSSVGSNLLVVLILTVTFIGVAIACWTSLPQVVSMDEAREAAEQLFVIAIDAIVVLDENGMIRQANPASERLFELSTGQLIGRHLNKLLPGLANQPERWPSRSEQTLNLPAEDSRILEVAISDRFSQDASLFNQELQEYVVILRDITDRKQAQESLQKANEELEIKVENRTSELRYTVEQLQNEIEERQQIEANLRAMQNQIVVQEKLASLGSLTAGIAHEIRNPLNFVNNFSELSAELTEELFEELGNQAERLAPETKEYIAELLTDLTANLKKINQHGQRADKIVGNMLLHSRGQSGHWEATDINSLLAEYINLAYHGMRAKEAAFNITIETDYDNDIGEVDVVPQDIGRVFLNIISNACYATYKKKQEMGEVFSPLLDVRTRNLGDAIEIRIRDNGSGIKPEVLDKIFNPFFTTKPPAEGTGLGLSISQDVIVQQHQGELKVETEVGKYTEFIITLPKKVAEIKE; encoded by the coding sequence ATGGCGACAGACATCCGACACCAGCCGGAAAACGGCTACTACTCAGAACCAACTCAGCCTTCCCCAACAGAAAATCTTAGTAGGCGATCGCTCATGCGCCTGCCGAGAACCCTAAGTCCCCTTGAAACTTGGGGCTTTGGGATGACTGGTCTTATCGCAGCCGTTGCCATTGGACCGTCAATGCACGTGGCCCTCGGACCAAATGCCTTTTTGGTGTGGCTGCCCACCGTATTGATGGGGGTGATGCTGAACCTGCAAGTGAAACGCTTAGGGGAACAGTGGCCAGAAATGTCAGGCGGAACGCCCAACTATATAACCAGGCTGCTGAGCAACTTTCCGCTTCTGGGTCGCTATGCGGCGATCGCCTACTTCCTCGCCTGGGCTGTATATCCCTCAGTCAACGCGATCATCCTCACCGAACTAATCAAAGCCAACCTGGAACCATTGGCCATTGCCTGTCCAGAAACGTTGCTAAGAATTGGGTTCACATTAATCGCTTACATTGTGGCGTTTAGCGGCAGTCGCGCCTTAGCGATCCTGCACGCATTTTTCATTATCCCGGCAATGGGATTCCTACTGGTGTTTAGCATTCAAGGCATGGGATGGTTAGCTTTCTCCCCAGATAGCCCCGGACTTTTCCCCAGCAGTTGGCCAACTTTAACCTTTATTGACTGGGCCAAGTGGTCATTCTTTGCGATCTACGGTCCCTGCGCCTGTGAAACGGCTTCCTCGTTTGTCGCCGACAGCCGCCTTCCACGGGAAACTTTGAGGGTTCTGAGCTTAACCGCTTGGCTGATTCCACCCGTGTATCTGGGGAGTTCCTGGATACTGATGCGCTTAGCAACCTCCCCAGAACTGGGCGAAGACTCGTTTAATAACCTCTTAGCTGCGGCATCACCATTCTGGGGCCCGTCAGCTTCATTGATCGTCACACTCCTACTGGCATCAAGCAGTCTTCTTTCTTCCGCCACTTGCGTTTCCAACTCTCCGCGCATCTTGTACCAACTCGCTCTAGACGGTCACGTTTCACCCGTCTTCGCTTATATCTCCAGACGGGGCGTCCTGGAACCGGCCCTGGTATTTTCCCTTTTACTCGGTTTGATCGGTCTGGTTTGGGGAGATGTAACCAGGATCGTGGTGGTGTGTTCTGCTAGTTACGTGATTATGCTGATGGCGCTCTATCTAGGAATGTGGCTGCGGCGAGGATCGCCAGAAGTGCGATGGCCTTGGTGGGGGGCAGGCTTTTTCGTCTTCGATGGAGTTGTTTTGGTGGTCGGAGGCTTGGGCTGGGGTTGGCAAGACCTGACGATCGGCGTTCTGTTTCCTGTGGCTATTTTGGCAGTGGATGCGGCTATCCGTCGCATTTCCTTTGCTCCGTTCCATCGGGCCTGGTGGATTCGGCATTACAGGGCCCGGCGCAAGAGCCAGATCGAAGATTTTGTGGCGTTTCAGGTTGTAGTCCTGATTTTGCTAGTCTGTAGCGCCGTCGGTATTGGCTGGGTTGTTAGATCCACATTAGATAGTAACTCTAGCGTTGGCTCTAATCTCTTGGTAGTGCTGATCTTGACAGTCACTTTTATCGGGGTGGCCATTGCCTGTTGGACGAGCTTACCCCAAGTCGTCTCGATGGACGAGGCACGAGAGGCGGCGGAACAACTGTTTGTAATTGCCATAGACGCGATTGTCGTGCTGGATGAAAATGGGATGATCCGTCAGGCTAACCCAGCATCTGAACGTCTATTTGAGTTAAGCACTGGTCAATTAATCGGGCGTCACTTGAACAAACTACTCCCCGGATTGGCAAATCAGCCAGAACGGTGGCCCAGCCGGAGCGAACAAACCCTGAACCTGCCCGCTGAAGACTCACGTATCCTGGAAGTTGCCATTTCCGACCGATTTTCCCAAGACGCTTCGCTTTTCAATCAGGAGCTACAAGAATATGTGGTGATTCTGCGCGACATAACAGATCGCAAGCAAGCCCAAGAATCTCTACAAAAAGCTAATGAGGAACTAGAAATCAAAGTTGAGAATCGTACATCTGAACTCCGCTATACTGTAGAACAATTGCAGAACGAGATTGAAGAGCGCCAGCAGATTGAAGCAAATCTTAGAGCTATGCAAAATCAAATTGTTGTGCAAGAAAAACTAGCTTCTCTGGGCAGTTTAACAGCAGGCATTGCCCACGAAATCAGAAACCCCTTAAACTTTGTCAACAATTTCTCAGAACTTTCTGCTGAATTAACCGAAGAACTGTTTGAAGAACTGGGAAATCAAGCAGAACGTTTAGCGCCCGAAACAAAGGAATATATTGCCGAGCTGTTAACCGATCTCACAGCTAATCTTAAAAAAATCAATCAACACGGTCAAAGAGCAGACAAAATCGTTGGTAATATGCTTTTGCATTCTCGCGGACAAAGCGGTCACTGGGAAGCTACAGATATAAATAGTTTACTCGCCGAATATATCAATCTAGCTTATCACGGGATGCGAGCGAAGGAAGCTGCTTTTAACATTACCATAGAAACAGACTATGACAATGACATTGGCGAAGTAGATGTCGTGCCACAAGACATCGGCAGGGTTTTTCTTAACATTATTAGCAATGCTTGCTATGCAACCTATAAAAAGAAACAAGAAATGGGAGAAGTATTTTCACCGCTGCTTGACGTGAGAACTCGAAATCTTGGTGACGCGATTGAAATCCGCATTCGCGATAATGGCTCAGGTATAAAACCAGAGGTACTCGATAAAATTTTTAATCCCTTTTTTACTACAAAGCCACCAGCGGAAGGTACTGGTCTAGGTCTGTCTATCAGTCAGGATGTTATCGTCCAGCAACATCAAGGAGAACTAAAAGTCGAAACAGAAGTAGGAAAATACACAGAGTTTATAATCACCTTGCCAAAAAAAGTAGCAGAAATTAAGGAGTAA
- a CDS encoding amino acid permease yields the protein MATDIRQQPANGYHSEPTQPSPTENLNSRSPMRLQRSLSSIETWGFGLSGHIAWVTIAPPMYAALGPNAIFVWLPAVLLGVMLNLQVKRLGEHWPEMSGGTPNYITRLLRNNPFLGRYAAFAYFLSWVVYPSVNAIVITDLIQANLEPLGIPCPRTILILGFTLIAYIVAFSGTRALGILHAFFVFPAIGFLLVFGIQGMGWLALSPESPGLFPSSWPTLTFVDWAKWSCFAIYATCACETASSFVADSRRPSETLRFLNLAAALIVPIFLANSWVLMRLATAEGLGEDSFKNLLAAAVPFWGPSASLIVTLLLASSCFLACATAVSNSPRILYQLALDGYVAPVFAIVSRRGVLQPGLIFCVLINLIGLFWIDLTRLLVIGSVAFMVTLMSLYLGLWLRRRSPEVRWPWLALGFLIFDGVLLLVGGLAWSREDVLIGFLFPVVVFVVDAAIRRIPFAPFHPEWWIQCYRQDRKSLIPDFVAFQVVVAILLVSSAVTVGWLFGIPLEANSSLASNLLVVLVLSITFVGVAVACWTSISQVVLMDEAREGAEQLFTIALDAIVVLDEKGVIRQTNPAAESVFGIDITRLIGSYLNKLLPGLAAQPEQWLSRSEQTLNLPDGNSRILEVAISNRFSKQASLSNQDLQEYVAIVRDITERKQAQEALQKANEELEIKVENRTSELTHTVQQLQNEIEERQRIEANLRAMQNQIVVQEKLASLGSLTAGIAHEIRNPLNFVNNFSELSAELTEELFEKIENQAERLDPETSEDIAELLTDLTANLKKINQHGQRADKIVGNMLLHSRGQSGHWEATDINSLLAEYINLAYHGMRAKEPAFNITIETDYDNDIGEVDVVPQDIGRVFLNIISNACYAAYKKKQEIGEVFSPLLDVKTRNLGEAIEIRIRDNGSGIKPEVLDKIFNPFFTTKPPAEGTGLGLSISQDVIVQQHRGELKVETEVGKYTEFIITLPKK from the coding sequence ATGGCCACAGACATCCGACAGCAGCCAGCCAACGGCTACCATTCAGAACCAACTCAGCCTTCCCCAACAGAAAATCTGAATAGCCGATCGCCCATGCGCCTCCAGAGAAGCCTGAGTTCTATTGAAACCTGGGGCTTTGGCCTGAGCGGTCATATCGCATGGGTAACAATTGCACCACCAATGTACGCCGCTCTGGGCCCAAATGCAATTTTCGTCTGGCTGCCCGCGGTGCTGTTGGGGGTAATGCTCAACCTACAAGTGAAACGCTTAGGGGAACATTGGCCAGAGATGTCAGGGGGAACGCCCAACTATATCACCAGGCTACTGAGGAACAATCCCTTTCTGGGTCGCTATGCGGCATTCGCTTACTTCCTGAGTTGGGTAGTATATCCCTCAGTGAATGCGATCGTCATCACAGACCTCATCCAAGCTAACCTGGAACCATTGGGCATTCCGTGTCCCAGAACAATTCTCATACTTGGATTCACACTGATCGCTTATATTGTGGCATTTAGCGGCACTCGCGCTCTAGGAATACTGCACGCATTTTTCGTGTTCCCAGCAATTGGATTTCTACTGGTGTTTGGCATTCAAGGGATGGGATGGTTAGCTTTATCTCCAGAGAGTCCCGGACTTTTCCCCAGCAGTTGGCCAACCTTAACCTTTGTGGACTGGGCTAAGTGGTCGTGTTTCGCGATCTACGCTACTTGCGCCTGCGAAACCGCTTCTTCGTTTGTCGCCGACAGCCGTCGTCCCAGTGAAACTTTGCGGTTTCTGAACTTAGCTGCTGCACTAATTGTTCCCATATTTCTAGCCAACTCCTGGGTACTGATGCGCTTAGCCACCGCTGAAGGACTGGGGGAAGACTCATTTAAGAATTTATTAGCAGCCGCCGTACCATTTTGGGGCCCGTCAGCTTCATTAATCGTGACACTGTTGCTGGCTTCAAGCTGTTTTCTAGCTTGCGCCACTGCGGTTTCTAACTCTCCCCGAATTTTGTACCAACTCGCTTTAGATGGATATGTTGCACCCGTGTTTGCGATCGTTTCCCGACGAGGTGTTCTGCAACCGGGCTTGATATTTTGCGTTTTAATTAATTTGATCGGTTTATTTTGGATAGATCTAACTCGGCTATTGGTGATTGGTTCTGTTGCCTTCATGGTAACGTTGATGTCACTCTATCTCGGACTCTGGCTGCGGCGACGATCTCCAGAAGTGCGATGGCCTTGGTTGGCATTAGGCTTCTTGATTTTTGATGGTGTGCTGTTGCTGGTTGGAGGCTTAGCTTGGAGTCGGGAAGATGTGCTGATTGGGTTCCTGTTTCCTGTGGTTGTTTTCGTAGTGGATGCGGCTATCCGTCGCATTCCCTTTGCACCGTTTCATCCAGAATGGTGGATTCAGTGTTATCGGCAAGATCGCAAGAGCTTGATACCAGATTTTGTGGCGTTTCAGGTTGTAGTCGCGATTTTACTGGTTTCTAGCGCCGTTACGGTCGGCTGGTTGTTTGGTATCCCCTTAGAGGCTAACTCAAGTCTTGCCTCTAATCTTTTGGTAGTGCTAGTCTTGAGTATCACCTTTGTCGGGGTAGCCGTTGCCTGTTGGACGAGCATATCCCAGGTTGTCTTAATGGACGAGGCACGAGAGGGAGCAGAACAGCTTTTTACCATTGCCCTAGATGCTATTGTAGTGCTCGATGAAAAAGGTGTAATTCGTCAGACTAATCCCGCTGCTGAAAGCGTCTTCGGAATAGATATTACAAGGCTAATTGGGTCTTACCTGAACAAATTACTACCCGGATTAGCGGCTCAGCCAGAGCAGTGGCTCAGTCGCAGCGAACAAACCCTCAACTTACCCGATGGAAACTCGCGCATCCTCGAAGTTGCCATCTCAAACCGATTCTCTAAACAAGCTTCTCTTTCCAATCAGGATCTCCAAGAATATGTGGCGATCGTGCGCGATATCACCGAGCGCAAGCAAGCCCAAGAAGCACTGCAAAAAGCGAATGAGGAACTAGAAATCAAAGTTGAGAATCGTACATCTGAACTCACCCATACTGTGCAGCAATTGCAAAATGAGATTGAAGAGCGCCAGCGGATAGAAGCAAATCTCAGAGCTATGCAAAATCAAATTGTTGTCCAAGAAAAACTAGCTTCTCTGGGCAGTTTAACCGCAGGCATTGCCCACGAAATCAGAAACCCCTTAAACTTTGTCAACAATTTCTCAGAACTTTCTGCTGAATTAACAGAAGAACTGTTTGAAAAAATTGAAAATCAAGCAGAACGTTTAGATCCCGAAACCAGTGAGGATATTGCCGAGCTATTAACCGATCTCACAGCTAATCTTAAAAAAATCAATCAACACGGTCAAAGAGCAGACAAAATCGTGGGCAATATGCTTTTGCATTCTCGCGGACAAAGCGGTCACTGGGAAGCTACAGATATAAATAGTTTACTCGCCGAATATATCAATTTAGCCTATCACGGGATGCGAGCGAAGGAACCTGCTTTTAACATTACCATAGAAACAGACTATGACAATGACATTGGCGAAGTAGATGTCGTGCCACAAGACATCGGCAGGGTTTTTCTTAACATTATTAGCAATGCTTGCTATGCAGCCTATAAAAAGAAACAAGAAATCGGAGAAGTATTTTCACCGCTGCTTGACGTGAAAACTCGAAATCTTGGTGAGGCGATTGAAATCCGCATTCGCGATAATGGCTCAGGTATAAAACCAGAGGTACTCGATAAAATTTTCAATCCCTTTTTTACTACAAAACCACCAGCCGAAGGTACTGGTCTAGGTCTGTCTATCAGTCAGGATGTTATCGTCCAGCAACATCGCGGAGAACTAAAAGTCGAAACAGAAGTAGGAAAATACACAGAGTTTATAATCACATTACCAAAAAAGTAG
- a CDS encoding hybrid sensor histidine kinase/response regulator codes for MSAKILFVDDEPDLESLISQRFRKKIRAEKWQLFFAHNGVQALEKVKQHPDIDIIVTDLNMPEMDGLTLLSKLNQINLAFKTIVISAYGDMKNIRNAMNFGAFDFLTKPIDFQDLEITLNKTLREVQQVKENQRLRESEARAREEAQHLQNCMQDLKKTQAQLIQTAKMSSLGQVVAGIAHEINNPVNFIYGNISHVSDYIQDLLHLLHLYQQYAPPNSEIQAEIEAIDLEFIIVDLPQIMVSMKGGVDRIQKIILSLRNFSRLDEANIKSVDIHEGIKSSLLILHNRFQARAARPEIQVIEEYSNLPLVECYAGELNQVFINILSNAIDALNEYNKHRSLDDILACPLTITIRTFLLEEKSRVVIQIRDNGPGITAEVKDRIFEPFFTTKPVGEGTGLGLYISYQIVHEKHGGALNCFSEVGQGTELWIEIPIRQTRATLNLS; via the coding sequence ATGTCAGCAAAAATACTATTTGTGGATGATGAACCCGATTTAGAATCTCTAATTTCCCAGAGATTTAGAAAAAAAATCCGCGCCGAAAAATGGCAGCTTTTTTTTGCCCACAATGGCGTACAAGCGCTGGAAAAAGTGAAACAACATCCGGATATAGATATAATAGTGACCGATCTTAATATGCCTGAAATGGATGGCCTGACTTTACTCTCTAAACTTAATCAGATAAACCTGGCTTTCAAAACAATAGTTATATCAGCCTATGGCGACATGAAAAATATAAGAAATGCGATGAACTTCGGTGCTTTTGACTTTCTAACCAAGCCTATAGATTTTCAGGATCTAGAAATTACCCTCAACAAAACGCTGCGCGAGGTGCAACAGGTAAAAGAAAATCAGCGCTTGCGGGAGTCAGAAGCTCGCGCTAGAGAAGAAGCTCAGCATTTACAGAACTGTATGCAAGACCTAAAAAAGACCCAAGCTCAACTGATTCAGACTGCAAAAATGTCTTCTTTGGGTCAAGTGGTTGCGGGGATTGCCCATGAAATCAACAACCCCGTCAACTTTATCTACGGCAATATCAGCCACGTCAGTGATTATATTCAAGACCTACTGCACCTGCTGCATCTCTATCAGCAGTACGCCCCTCCCAATTCTGAGATTCAAGCTGAAATCGAAGCCATAGATTTGGAATTTATAATAGTAGATTTACCTCAAATTATGGTGTCGATGAAAGGGGGTGTTGACCGCATTCAGAAGATTATTTTGTCTTTGCGTAACTTCTCAAGACTGGATGAAGCTAACATAAAGTCGGTTGACATTCACGAGGGGATAAAAAGCAGCCTGCTGATTTTGCATAATCGATTTCAAGCAAGGGCAGCGCGTCCAGAGATTCAAGTGATCGAGGAGTACAGCAATCTGCCTTTAGTGGAATGCTATGCTGGAGAACTCAACCAGGTGTTTATCAACATCCTTTCTAATGCGATTGATGCTTTAAATGAGTACAACAAACACCGGTCACTAGATGACATCCTCGCTTGCCCCCTCACCATTACTATTCGCACTTTTCTGCTAGAGGAAAAATCCCGTGTCGTCATTCAAATTCGGGACAATGGGCCGGGAATAACGGCAGAGGTGAAAGACCGTATTTTTGAACCATTTTTTACTACTAAGCCTGTAGGTGAGGGTACTGGTTTGGGTCTCTATATAAGCTACCAAATAGTACATGAGAAGCATGGAGGCGCATTGAACTGTTTTTCAGAGGTGGGGCAGGGAACAGAGTTATGGATTGAAATTCCAATCAGACAAACGAGGGCGACACTCAACCTTAGCTAA
- a CDS encoding response regulator: MKVMVVDDEEDIQSLFKQKFRKEIKAGQIQFHFCLSAEAALNYLENQAEASIVLILSDINMPGMNGLELLRILKEKFPDLKVFMITAYGDDRNYQTAMAYGADDYITKPVNFDTLKNKILNLE; the protein is encoded by the coding sequence ATGAAAGTAATGGTGGTAGACGACGAGGAAGATATTCAGTCACTGTTCAAGCAGAAATTTAGGAAAGAAATCAAAGCCGGGCAAATTCAATTTCATTTTTGCCTGTCTGCAGAGGCAGCTTTGAACTACTTAGAAAACCAGGCTGAAGCGTCTATTGTCTTGATTTTATCGGATATTAATATGCCAGGAATGAATGGACTCGAACTACTCAGGATTCTCAAAGAAAAGTTTCCCGATTTAAAAGTTTTTATGATTACGGCTTATGGAGATGATAGAAATTACCAAACCGCAATGGCTTATGGAGCTGATGACTATATTACTAAGCCTGTTAATTTTGATACACTCAAAAATAAAATACTCAACTTGGAGTAA
- a CDS encoding amino acid permease yields the protein MATDIRHQPANGYHSEPTQPSPTENLNRRSPMRLQPTLTTLETWGFGLTGPLLWISAAPAIHAALGPQAIFVWVPATIVGMLLNFQMQSLGRKWPEMAGGTLNYTARLLSNYPWLGRYGAMGYFFAWLSVTTVNALILTALIQANLKPLGISCPEIPLKIGFTVLAFIVAFSGTRALSILHLCFVLPAVGFLLVFCTQGIGWLLLSPASPGFFPDSWPSFSWVEWAKWFFFGAYATYAGETAASFVADSQRPGETLRFLTFAAWLMPIPYLVGSWVLMRLATEPGLKDDTFLNLLSAAKLFWGPWASFMVTLLIVAGCLLSSATAVSNTPRVLYQLALDGHISPVFGVVSPRGVLGPALVLTFLLSLICLAWGDIARLVMVGATASLTAFMTVHLGLWVRRDRPEVLWPWWSGGFFLVETVVLIVGGLAWNWQDLLIGLLFPVAILAVDAAIRRISFAPFHPAWWIKLYRGQSYRITKDFVALQVGILIFLICSTAAIAWVIRATLDGLPGDAANNLLIVLVMTIGFVGVAVACWTSLPQVVSMNEAREGAEQLFTIALDAIVVLDEKGVIRQTNPAAESVFGIDTTGLLGHPLNKLLPGLAFEPDRWPSRSEQALNLPNRDSRILEVAISDRFSQNASLSNQGMQEYVVILRDISERKQAQESLQKANEELEIKVENRTSELTHTVQQLQNEIEERQRIEANLRAMQNQIVVQEKLASLGSLTAGIAHEIRNPLNFVNNFSELSAELTEELFEKIENQAERLDPETSEDIAELLTDLTANLKKINQHGQRADKIVGNMLLHSRGQSGHWEATDINSLLAEYINLAYHGMRAKEPAFNITIETDYDNDIGEVDVVPQDIGRVFLNIISNACYAAYKKKQEIGEVFSPLLDVKTRNLGEAIEIRIRDNGSGIKPEVLDKIFNPFFTTKPPAEGTGLGLSISQDVIVQQHRGELKVETEVGKYTEFIITLPKK from the coding sequence ATGGCGACAGACATCCGACACCAGCCAGCAAACGGCTACCATTCAGAACCAACTCAGCCTTCCCCAACAGAAAATCTTAATAGGCGATCGCCCATGCGCCTCCAGCCCACCCTAACGACACTGGAAACTTGGGGGTTCGGCCTTACGGGTCCTCTGCTATGGATTAGCGCTGCACCGGCTATACACGCTGCTCTTGGGCCTCAAGCTATCTTCGTCTGGGTACCAGCAACAATTGTGGGGATGCTGCTGAACTTTCAGATGCAAAGCTTGGGCAGGAAGTGGCCAGAGATGGCAGGGGGAACGCTCAACTATACGGCGCGGCTGCTAAGTAACTATCCCTGGTTGGGTAGGTATGGGGCGATGGGATACTTTTTTGCTTGGTTATCGGTGACAACCGTCAACGCCCTGATCCTCACAGCCCTGATCCAAGCCAACCTGAAACCATTAGGGATTTCATGTCCTGAGATACCCCTGAAAATTGGCTTTACGGTACTCGCCTTTATTGTGGCGTTTAGTGGCACCCGCGCCTTGAGTATCCTGCATTTATGTTTCGTTCTACCCGCTGTAGGATTCCTCTTAGTTTTTTGCACTCAAGGCATCGGCTGGTTATTACTATCCCCAGCTAGCCCCGGCTTTTTTCCCGACAGTTGGCCTAGCTTTTCCTGGGTTGAATGGGCAAAATGGTTCTTTTTTGGCGCCTACGCTACTTACGCCGGTGAAACTGCTGCCTCATTTGTCGCTGATAGCCAACGACCGGGGGAGACTTTGCGGTTTCTGACCTTTGCGGCTTGGTTGATGCCTATTCCCTATCTGGTCGGTTCCTGGGTACTGATGCGCTTGGCAACAGAACCTGGATTAAAAGACGACACATTCTTAAACCTATTATCCGCAGCTAAACTCTTCTGGGGGCCGTGGGCCTCATTTATGGTGACGCTTTTGATCGTCGCGGGCTGCCTCCTAAGTTCCGCCACAGCGGTTTCCAACACTCCCCGCGTTTTGTACCAACTTGCCTTGGACGGGCACATATCGCCAGTATTCGGTGTTGTCTCCCCACGGGGCGTGCTCGGCCCAGCCCTGGTGCTGACGTTCTTGCTCAGTCTCATCTGTCTCGCTTGGGGAGATATAGCGCGTTTAGTAATGGTGGGCGCTACTGCTTCGCTGACCGCCTTTATGACAGTCCATTTGGGGCTATGGGTGCGTCGGGATAGGCCAGAAGTGCTATGGCCTTGGTGGTCTGGAGGCTTTTTCCTGGTGGAAACAGTTGTCCTGATTGTTGGAGGCTTGGCTTGGAACTGGCAAGACCTGCTGATCGGCTTGCTGTTTCCTGTGGCTATTTTGGCAGTGGATGCGGCTATCCGTCGCATTTCCTTTGCGCCATTCCATCCTGCATGGTGGATTAAGCTTTATCGGGGTCAGTCCTACAGGATAACTAAGGATTTTGTGGCGCTTCAGGTAGGCATCCTGATCTTTTTGATCTGTAGCACTGCCGCGATCGCCTGGGTGATTAGAGCCACATTAGACGGACTTCCAGGTGATGCTGCCAATAATCTTTTGATTGTTCTGGTGATGACCATAGGCTTTGTCGGCGTGGCCGTTGCCTGCTGGACGAGCTTACCCCAGGTCGTCTCCATGAACGAAGCACGAGAGGGAGCAGAACAACTCTTTACCATTGCCCTAGATGCTATTGTAGTGCTGGATGAAAAAGGTGTAATTCGTCAGACTAATCCCGCTGCTGAAAGCGTTTTCGGAATCGACACCACTGGACTCCTAGGGCATCCCCTGAACAAACTACTGCCCGGATTAGCTTTTGAGCCCGATCGGTGGCCCAGCCGCAGCGAACAAGCTCTTAACCTACCCAATCGCGACTCGCGCATCCTGGAAGTTGCCATCTCCGACCGATTTTCTCAAAATGCTTCGCTTTCCAATCAAGGTATGCAAGAATATGTGGTGATTCTGCGCGATATCAGCGAGCGCAAGCAAGCCCAAGAATCCCTGCAAAAAGCGAATGAGGAACTAGAAATCAAAGTTGAGAATCGTACATCTGAACTCACCCATACTGTGCAGCAATTGCAGAATGAGATTGAAGAGCGCCAGCGGATAGAAGCAAATCTCAGAGCTATGCAAAATCAAATTGTTGTGCAAGAAAAACTAGCTTCTCTGGGCAGTTTAACCGCAGGCATTGCCCATGAAATCAGAAACCCCTTAAACTTTGTCAACAATTTCTCAGAACTTTCTGCTGAATTAACAGAAGAACTGTTTGAAAAAATTGAAAATCAAGCAGAACGTTTAGATCCCGAAACCAGTGAGGATATTGCCGAGCTATTAACCGATCTCACAGCTAATCTTAAAAAAATCAATCAACACGGTCAAAGAGCAGACAAAATCGTGGGCAATATGCTTTTGCATTCTCGCGGACAAAGCGGTCACTGGGAAGCTACAGATATAAATAGTTTATTAGCCGAATATATCAATTTAGCCTATCACGGGATGCGAGCGAAGGAACCTGCTTTTAACATTACCATAGAAACAGACTATGACAATGACATTGGCGAAGTAGATGTCGTGCCACAAGACATCGGCAGGGTTTTTCTTAACATTATTAGCAATGCTTGCTATGCAGCCTATAAAAAGAAACAAGAAATCGGAGAAGTATTTTCACCGCTGCTTGACGTGAAAACTCGAAATCTTGGTGAGGCGATTGAAATCCGCATTCGCGATAATGGCTCAGGTATAAAACCAGAGGTACTCGATAAAATTTTCAATCCCTTTTTTACTACAAAACCACCAGCCGAAGGTACTGGTCTAGGTCTGTCTATCAGTCAGGATGTTATCGTCCAGCAACATCGCGGAGAACTAAAAGTCGAAACAGAAGTAGGAAAATACACAGAGTTTATAATCACATTACCAAAAAAGTAG